Proteins encoded within one genomic window of Catharus ustulatus isolate bCatUst1 chromosome 10, bCatUst1.pri.v2, whole genome shotgun sequence:
- the ITM2C gene encoding integral membrane protein 2C isoform X2 — protein sequence MADLTISLCFYSASSKEEPVPTAQGRRSSLSGVCYLTMGLLVLLLGLVFASMYVYRYFFITQLPRESVFHCGVLYEDSLYSPFKGQLELHEDVKIYIEENYEQINVPVPQFGGSDPADIIHDFQRGLTAYHDITLDKCYVIELNTTIVMPPRNLWELLVNVKKGTYLPQTYIIQEEMIATEHVSDMEQLGSFIYRLCSGKETYRLRRRSTRRRISRREAANCHRIRHFENTFVVETVICQKS from the exons GAGGAGCCGGTCCCCACGGCGCAGGGCCGCCGCTCATCGCTCAGCGGGGTGTGCTACCTGACCATGGgcctccttgtgctgctgctggggctggtcTTTGCATCAATGTACGTGTACAGGTACTTCTTCATCACCCAG ctgccccgTGAGAGCGTGTTCCACTGCGGTGTCCTGTACGAAGACTCGCTGTACTCGCCCTTCaaagggcagctggagctgcacgAAGATGTCAAGATCTACATTGAAGAGAACTATGAGCAAATCAATGTCCCAGTGCCCCAGTTTGGAGGGAGCGACCCTGCGGACATCATCCACGATTTCCAGCGA GGTCTGACAGCGTATCATGACATAACACTGGACAAGTGCTACGTCATCGAGCTCAACACCACCATCGTGATGCCTCCCCGCAacctgtgggagctgctggtcaACGTGAAG AAAGGGACATACCTGCCTCAGACATACATAATCCAGGAGGAGATGATCGCCACGGAGCATGTCAGTGACATGGAGCAGCTGGGCTCCTTCATCTACCGCCTGTGCAGCGGCAAGGAGACGTACCGGCTGCGACGGCGCAGCACCCGCCGAC GTATCAGTCGACGTGAGGCTGCAAACTGTCATCGTATTCGTCACTTTGAAAACACTTTTGTGGTCGAAACTGTTATCTGCCAGAAGTCATGA
- the LOC117000602 gene encoding lysophosphatidic acid receptor 6-like, whose protein sequence is MSSSSFLVMIFFSSSLPGDMNDTHGKGNISAAVELFQLIMYTPTFILGLLFNIMALSFLFFKVKKLSESTVYLIALIFLDTLLLFTLPFKIISYHLQSNWNLGSVFCSALESLYFVNMYGSILISLCICVDRYIAIRHPFVALTLRSIKKAAMACALICLGTSVGTVSTFQLHGKGHNISSCFHNFSKSTWENAGLFSTLEIIFFGSMAAMIFCTAQTVRCLRRHRNPDNPQIHSTRAERIVVTNLVAFLVCFTPYHVAYFMYFLVKNNIIHISFQPVLRDIVQVTLCWANLNCCLDGVCYYFVLKESLEEPLQNSEKRAMQKP, encoded by the coding sequence ATGTCATCTTCATCTTTCCTTGTGatgattttcttctcttccagccTACCTGGAGATATGAATGACACCCATGGCAAGGGCAAtatcagtgctgctgtggagctgtTCCAGCTCATCATGTACACCCCCACTTTTATCCTGGGATTGCTGTTCAACATTATGGCTCTGTCCTTCCTGTTTTTTAAGGTTAAAAAGCTGTCAGAATCTACAGTCTACCTGATAGCCCTTATATTCCTGGATACTTTGCTGCTGTTTactcttccttttaaaatcatttcCTACCACCTTCAGAGCaactggaatttggggtctgtgTTTTGCTCCGCCTTGGAGAGTCTTTACTTTGTGAACATGTACGGCAGCATCCTCATCTCGCTGTGCATCTGCGTGGACCGGTACATCGCTATCCGGCACCCTTTTGTGGCCCTCACCCTCAGGTCCATCAAGAAAGCTGCCATGGCCTGTGCTCTCATCTGCCTGGGCACCTCTGTGGGGACAGTTTCTACTTTCCAACTGCATGGAAAGGGCCACAACATCTCGTCCTGCTTCCATAACTTCTCCAAGAGCACGTGGGAGAACGCAGGCCTGTTCAGCACCTTGGAGATCATCTTCTTTGGCAGCATGGCAGCCATGATTTTCTGCACTGCCCAAACTGTCCGGTGCCTGAGAAGGCACAGGAACCCAGACAACCCCCAGATACACAGTACCAGAGCAGAGAGGATCGTGGTGACAAACCTGGTTGCCTTTTTGGTGTGTTTCACACCTTACCACGTGGCATACTTCATGTACTTTTTGGTGAAGAACAACATCATCCACATCAGTTTTCAACCAGTGCTGCGAGACATTGTTCAGGTTACTCTTTGCTGGGCAAACCTGAACTGCTGTCTTGATGGGGTgtgttattattttgttttaaaggagtCCTTGGAAGAGCCATtgcaaaacagtgaaaaaagagCCATGCAAAAGCCTTGA